Proteins encoded by one window of Dietzia sp. B32:
- a CDS encoding Glu/Leu/Phe/Val dehydrogenase dimerization domain-containing protein, with translation MLETPPPDQPADEVAEEASTMTSIEIPGTTGHTGTVPQAVPAAHPAPPAPAAPGAGTRSNREPYLRLHWEDDETAARGYLVVDTLVGGLATGGTRMRAGCTLREVEDLARGMTRKTAAFDLPVGGAKGGIDFDPKDPRAVDVLGRFCEAMRPFLDRHWVTAEDLGVPQHLIDEVFSRLGMRQSYHAAIERSADPAATADRILRGLNAEVPGGLLGDVIGGYGVAQACLAAAYVRGWDTERTSVAVQGVGTMGGGAAWYLHEAGMRVVALADAAGALYDPAGLDVPALLATRDRFGEIDRSAVPARVQLLDRDRILGMDVDVLVPAAVSYAITADNCGEVTAPIVVEAANAATTADAELDLTARGIAVLPDFIANAGAVAWAWWLILGEVDEQPESSFLRLGREMTAKVADLLTDWTPSDGPLRWSADVSGTVRTVPPVVVP, from the coding sequence ATGCTGGAGACACCCCCGCCGGACCAGCCGGCGGACGAGGTCGCCGAGGAGGCGAGCACCATGACGTCCATCGAGATCCCGGGCACCACCGGCCACACCGGAACGGTCCCCCAGGCCGTGCCCGCCGCACACCCCGCACCCCCCGCCCCCGCGGCGCCGGGGGCGGGTACCCGATCGAACCGCGAGCCCTATCTGCGGCTCCACTGGGAGGACGACGAGACCGCGGCACGCGGATACCTCGTGGTCGACACCCTCGTCGGTGGCCTGGCCACCGGAGGCACCCGCATGCGCGCCGGGTGCACCCTCCGCGAGGTCGAGGACCTCGCCCGTGGCATGACCAGGAAGACGGCGGCGTTCGACCTGCCCGTCGGCGGGGCCAAGGGCGGCATCGACTTCGATCCCAAGGACCCCCGGGCGGTGGACGTACTGGGCCGGTTCTGCGAGGCCATGCGGCCGTTCCTCGACCGGCACTGGGTCACCGCGGAGGACCTGGGCGTACCGCAGCACCTGATCGACGAGGTGTTCTCGCGACTGGGGATGCGGCAGTCCTACCATGCGGCGATCGAACGGTCGGCCGACCCCGCCGCCACCGCCGACAGGATCCTTCGTGGGTTGAACGCCGAGGTCCCGGGCGGGTTGCTGGGAGATGTGATCGGTGGATACGGGGTCGCGCAGGCCTGCCTGGCGGCGGCGTACGTCCGCGGGTGGGACACGGAACGCACCTCGGTGGCCGTCCAGGGCGTGGGCACGATGGGCGGCGGCGCCGCGTGGTACCTGCACGAGGCGGGGATGCGCGTGGTCGCGCTGGCCGACGCCGCCGGCGCCCTCTACGACCCGGCGGGGCTCGACGTCCCGGCGCTGTTGGCGACCCGCGACCGGTTCGGGGAGATCGACCGCTCGGCCGTCCCCGCCCGCGTGCAACTGCTCGACCGGGACCGGATCCTCGGCATGGACGTCGACGTCCTCGTGCCGGCCGCGGTCTCGTACGCGATCACCGCCGACAACTGCGGCGAGGTCACGGCACCGATCGTGGTCGAGGCCGCCAACGCCGCCACCACGGCCGACGCGGAACTCGACCTCACGGCCCGTGGGATCGCGGTGCTGCCGGACTTCATCGCCAACGCCGGGGCGGTCGCCTGGGCGTGGTGGCTGATCCTCGGAGAGGTCGACGAGCAGCCCGAGAGTTCGTTCCTGCGTCTGGGCCGGGAGATGACCGCCAAGGTCGCGGACCTGCTCACCGACTGGACCCCGTCCGACGGGCCACTGCGGTGGTCGGCCGACGTCTCCGGCACGGTCCGCACGGTGCCGCCGGTCGTCGTGCCCTGA
- a CDS encoding LysR family transcriptional regulator, translated as MEPSLHRLRLLHELERRGTVTAVAAALGYTVSAVSQQLSLLEREAGTPLFEKRGRGLALTEAGLVLAGHARTILTAVEDAGHAMESARAGVGTTLTAGVWASVASTLLPTGIRILSRDHPGIVVRTRELAPEDTTGAVRDGSLDLSFVLDYSSYAMADVPDLVRVPIARESLHAVVPRGSVDSETVSLSDLAAAPWVLAHPRSHFGRAVRIACREAGFDPDVRHEAGEQSTALALVAAGLGVTLASDLGLSTFPSDVEALPLTEGLSRTVAITYRRRDARRRPLRAFVEAFTDAAREVGLDPT; from the coding sequence ATGGAGCCGTCACTGCACCGACTGCGGCTGCTCCACGAGCTGGAGCGCCGGGGCACCGTCACCGCGGTCGCGGCCGCTCTGGGCTACACCGTCTCGGCCGTGTCCCAGCAGCTCTCGCTGCTCGAACGCGAGGCCGGGACCCCCTTGTTCGAGAAGCGGGGCCGCGGGCTCGCCCTGACCGAGGCGGGGCTCGTGTTGGCCGGGCACGCGCGGACGATCCTCACCGCCGTGGAGGACGCCGGCCACGCGATGGAGTCGGCCCGCGCGGGCGTCGGCACGACACTCACGGCCGGGGTGTGGGCGTCGGTGGCGTCCACGCTGCTGCCCACCGGGATCCGGATCCTGTCCCGGGACCACCCGGGAATCGTGGTGCGGACCCGGGAGCTCGCCCCGGAGGACACGACCGGCGCGGTCCGGGACGGATCGCTCGACCTGTCGTTCGTCCTGGACTACTCCAGCTACGCGATGGCGGACGTCCCCGACCTGGTGCGGGTGCCGATCGCGCGGGAGTCGCTGCACGCGGTGGTGCCCCGCGGCTCGGTGGACTCCGAGACCGTGTCCCTGAGCGACCTCGCGGCGGCCCCCTGGGTGCTCGCCCACCCGCGTTCGCACTTCGGCCGAGCGGTGCGGATCGCGTGCCGCGAGGCGGGCTTCGACCCCGACGTCCGGCACGAGGCCGGCGAGCAGTCCACGGCGTTGGCCCTGGTCGCGGCGGGACTCGGTGTGACGCTGGCCTCCGACCTGGGCCTGAGCACGTTCCCGTCGGACGTGGAGGCGCTCCCGCTGACCGAGGGCCTGTCGAGGACGGTGGCGATCACCTACCGCCGACGCGATGCGCGCCGGCGACCGCTCCGGGCGTTCGTGGAGGCCTTCACCGACGCCGCCCGTGAGGTGGGCCTGGACCCCACCTGA
- the thpD gene encoding ectoine hydroxylase — translation MTIALDDYRTRVSGRPEIVERRDPAAWGDVSDPEVEQFAERGYIQREGALDERRIDACLAEIDRIGSDPQMAGDPRIIRESGSEAVRSIFDVHALSDVVWEAVEQSGAIELAREILGSDVYVHQSRLNYKPGFAGGAFYWHSDFETWHAEDGMPRPRACSASLALTPNETYNGPLMIMPGTHKYYVQCAGETPEDYYKESLVTTAPKIGVPSEEHIAEMYERHGLDVLTGGAGSMTMFDCNALHASGGNITPLPRANVFIVFNSVENELTAPFAGTPPRPDFLARRP, via the coding sequence GTGACCATTGCCCTAGATGACTACCGGACCCGCGTGAGCGGGCGACCCGAGATCGTCGAGCGCCGGGACCCCGCCGCGTGGGGAGACGTCTCGGATCCCGAGGTCGAGCAGTTCGCCGAGCGCGGGTACATCCAGCGCGAGGGCGCCCTGGACGAACGGCGGATCGATGCCTGTCTGGCCGAGATCGACCGCATCGGATCGGATCCGCAGATGGCCGGAGACCCCCGGATCATCCGCGAGTCCGGCAGTGAGGCCGTCCGCTCCATCTTCGACGTCCACGCCCTGAGCGACGTGGTGTGGGAGGCGGTCGAGCAGTCCGGCGCGATCGAGCTGGCCCGGGAGATCCTCGGGTCGGACGTCTACGTCCACCAGAGCCGGCTCAACTACAAGCCGGGTTTCGCCGGCGGCGCGTTCTACTGGCACTCGGACTTCGAGACCTGGCACGCCGAGGACGGTATGCCCCGGCCGCGGGCCTGCAGCGCGTCGCTCGCGCTGACGCCCAACGAGACCTACAACGGCCCGCTGATGATCATGCCGGGCACGCACAAGTACTACGTGCAGTGCGCGGGTGAGACGCCGGAGGACTACTACAAGGAATCGCTCGTCACCACGGCGCCGAAGATCGGCGTGCCGTCCGAGGAGCACATCGCCGAGATGTACGAGCGTCACGGACTCGACGTGCTCACCGGCGGGGCGGGCTCGATGACGATGTTCGACTGCAACGCCCTGCACGCCTCGGGCGGCAACATCACACCGCTCCCGCGGGCGAACGTGTTCATCGTCTTCAACAGCGTCGAGAACGAGCTGACCGCGCCGTTCGCGGGCACCCCGCCGCGGCCGGACTTCCTCGCGCGCCGTCCCTGA
- a CDS encoding aspartate aminotransferase family protein: protein MTAHLSPHLKQATPVVVDHALGSWIHGTDGRDYLDFTTGIGVTSTGHCHPDVVAAAREQCGKIIHAQYTTVMHQPLLELTEKLGEHLPAGIDSVFYANSGSEAVEAAVRLARMATGRPNIVTVQGGFHGRTVAAASLTTAGTRFSAGFSPLMGGVVMTPFPHALRHGWTTDDAVDFALAELDYLMATRVDAREIAAFLIEPVLGDGGYMATPPRYLQGLRERADAAGALLVLDEVQAGIGRTGRFWGHQHTDGLVPDIIITAKGIASGFPISAIAAPSGLMAKAWPGSQGGTYGGNAVAAAAGVATLGVVEREGLVDNAAARGTQLLDGLRRTLGDVSEICDIRGTGLMLGVEFGDARAPAGSAGAREAARLAGAVQQACVDEDLLTLTCGPTGSVVRLIPALVVTADEVDTGVERFARAVHRVCDGAA from the coding sequence ATGACCGCGCACCTGTCGCCCCATCTCAAGCAGGCCACGCCCGTCGTGGTGGACCACGCGCTCGGCTCGTGGATCCACGGCACCGACGGCCGCGACTACCTGGACTTCACGACCGGCATCGGCGTGACCAGCACCGGCCACTGCCACCCCGACGTGGTCGCCGCGGCACGCGAGCAGTGCGGGAAGATCATCCACGCCCAGTACACGACCGTCATGCACCAGCCGCTGCTCGAGCTCACCGAGAAGCTCGGCGAGCACCTGCCCGCCGGGATCGACTCGGTCTTCTACGCCAACTCCGGCTCCGAGGCGGTCGAGGCCGCCGTGCGGTTGGCGCGGATGGCCACGGGTCGGCCGAACATCGTCACCGTCCAGGGTGGCTTCCACGGTCGCACCGTCGCAGCGGCCAGCCTCACCACCGCCGGGACCCGGTTCTCCGCCGGCTTCTCCCCGCTGATGGGCGGCGTGGTGATGACCCCGTTCCCGCACGCCCTGCGGCACGGGTGGACCACCGACGACGCCGTGGACTTCGCCCTGGCCGAGCTGGACTACCTCATGGCCACCCGCGTCGACGCCCGCGAGATCGCGGCCTTCCTCATCGAACCCGTGCTGGGCGACGGCGGCTACATGGCCACTCCCCCGCGCTACCTTCAGGGCCTGCGCGAGCGGGCCGACGCGGCAGGTGCCCTCCTGGTCCTCGACGAGGTCCAGGCCGGCATCGGGCGCACCGGCCGGTTCTGGGGCCACCAGCACACCGACGGGCTGGTGCCGGACATCATCATCACGGCCAAGGGCATCGCCTCGGGCTTCCCCATCTCCGCGATCGCCGCGCCCTCGGGGCTCATGGCCAAGGCCTGGCCCGGCTCGCAGGGCGGGACCTACGGCGGCAACGCGGTCGCCGCGGCGGCCGGCGTGGCGACCCTCGGCGTGGTCGAGCGCGAGGGTCTGGTGGACAACGCCGCCGCCCGCGGAACCCAGCTTCTCGACGGGCTCCGGCGTACCCTCGGCGACGTGAGCGAGATCTGCGACATCCGCGGGACCGGGCTCATGCTGGGCGTGGAGTTCGGCGACGCCCGCGCACCCGCCGGCAGCGCCGGGGCACGCGAGGCCGCCCGCCTGGCCGGAGCGGTACAGCAGGCGTGCGTCGACGAGGACCTGCTCACCCTCACCTGCGGCCCGACCGGGTCCGTGGTGCGCCTCATCCCCGCCCTGGTGGTGACCGCCGACGAGGTCGACACCGGCGTCGAGCGTTTCGCCCGCGCCGTGCACCGGGTGTGCGACGGGGCGGCGTGA
- a CDS encoding D-2-hydroxyacid dehydrogenase: protein MTQPHRDPDNRDPGARPTVVLLTADGVEPPTTLARIRELAEVRECTADTLADALPGAEILLVWDIFSDALAAAWHAADALRWVHVAAAGVDKLLFDELRESEVLVTNARGVFDGPIAEYVLACVLAHDKRLHETETLQRAGRWHHRETTRVAGRRALVVGTGGIGRATARLLRAVGLDVSGAGRRPRDDDEDFGRVLDSASLVEHLGDVDHLVMVAPLTDATRGMLGPAELAALPDGAHVVNVGRGELVDQDALVREIGTGRLSAHLDVLVVEPLPDGDPLWTLEGAHISPHMSGDVVGWRDTLSGQFLDHLRTWTGGGTPGPSVDKSRGYVSG, encoded by the coding sequence ATGACGCAGCCGCACCGTGACCCGGACAACCGCGACCCGGGCGCCCGGCCGACCGTCGTCCTCCTCACCGCGGACGGCGTGGAGCCGCCCACCACCCTCGCGCGGATCCGCGAGCTCGCCGAGGTCCGGGAGTGCACCGCGGACACGCTCGCCGACGCGCTCCCCGGGGCCGAGATCCTGTTGGTGTGGGACATCTTCTCCGACGCCCTGGCCGCCGCCTGGCACGCCGCCGACGCGCTGCGCTGGGTGCACGTGGCCGCCGCCGGGGTCGACAAACTGCTGTTCGACGAGCTGCGCGAGTCGGAGGTGCTGGTCACCAACGCCCGCGGAGTGTTCGATGGGCCCATCGCCGAGTACGTCCTGGCCTGCGTCCTCGCCCACGACAAACGGCTGCACGAGACCGAGACGCTGCAGCGCGCGGGCCGGTGGCACCACCGCGAGACCACCCGGGTGGCCGGCCGGCGGGCCCTCGTGGTGGGCACCGGCGGGATCGGACGGGCCACCGCGCGTCTGCTGCGGGCGGTCGGGCTCGACGTCAGCGGGGCGGGACGTCGACCACGCGACGACGACGAGGACTTCGGTCGCGTCCTGGATTCCGCGAGCCTGGTAGAGCATCTGGGCGACGTGGACCACCTCGTCATGGTGGCGCCGCTGACCGACGCCACCCGGGGGATGCTCGGCCCCGCGGAACTGGCAGCCCTTCCCGACGGCGCCCACGTGGTGAACGTCGGTCGCGGGGAACTCGTCGATCAGGACGCCCTGGTGCGCGAGATCGGGACGGGCAGACTCTCGGCGCATCTGGACGTCCTCGTCGTCGAACCCCTCCCGGACGGCGACCCGCTCTGGACCCTCGAGGGCGCGCACATCAGTCCCCACATGTCCGGCGACGTGGTGGGGTGGCGGGACACCCTCTCCGGGCAGTTCCTCGACCACCTGCGCACCTGGACGGGCGGCGGGACCCCCGGCCCGAGTGTGGACAAGAGTCGAGGATACGTCAGCGGCTGA
- the kstR gene encoding cholesterol catabolism transcriptional regulator KstR — protein MTKSSAESGSAAASDPVPRSDEPTTSSQRERRRRILDATLALAAKGGYEAVQMRAVAEKAEVAVGTLYRYFPSKVHLLVSALAREFRRLDQRTERSAPPGDTAQERMKVVVEMITKSMQRDPNLTEAMTRAFMFADASVATEVEEVGFYMDRILARAMAQGTPDEVQLSIARVVSDVWMSNLVSWLTRRSSAAEVATRLGLTIDLLLGSDDSPRRARMHSAIGNGHGSDPGAPAGEPDTD, from the coding sequence ATCCCGTCCCCCGGAGCGACGAACCCACCACGTCGTCGCAACGGGAGCGCCGGCGGCGGATCCTGGACGCCACGCTGGCCCTGGCCGCCAAGGGCGGGTACGAGGCGGTGCAGATGCGCGCCGTCGCCGAGAAGGCGGAGGTCGCGGTGGGAACCCTCTACCGGTACTTCCCGTCGAAGGTCCACCTGCTGGTGTCCGCGCTGGCCCGCGAGTTCCGCCGACTCGACCAGCGCACCGAGCGGTCGGCCCCGCCCGGCGACACCGCGCAGGAGCGGATGAAGGTCGTGGTGGAGATGATCACCAAGTCCATGCAACGCGACCCCAACCTCACCGAGGCGATGACGCGGGCGTTCATGTTCGCCGACGCGTCCGTGGCCACCGAGGTCGAGGAGGTCGGCTTCTACATGGACCGGATCCTCGCGCGGGCCATGGCCCAGGGCACGCCGGACGAGGTACAGCTCTCCATCGCCCGGGTCGTCTCCGACGTGTGGATGTCGAACCTCGTGTCGTGGCTGACCCGCAGGTCGTCGGCCGCCGAGGTCGCCACCCGGCTCGGCCTGACCATCGATCTGCTGCTCGGCAGCGACGACTCCCCCCGCCGGGCGCGGATGCACTCCGCGATCGGCAACGGCCACGGCTCCGACCCCGGCGCACCGGCCGGGGAGCCCGACACCGACTGA